A stretch of the Capsicum annuum cultivar UCD-10X-F1 chromosome 10, UCD10Xv1.1, whole genome shotgun sequence genome encodes the following:
- the LOC107845928 gene encoding aspartate aminotransferase, mitochondrial isoform X2: MYYQLLRIQSLVSLRLSSLTKVLLSSILGAYRDDKGKPVILECVRRAAEKISGCEILESTKATTKSKFVQDCVKLAYGNHSNVVGEGRFAGVPALSGTGACRLFAEFQKRFYPDSQMFLPMPTWSNHHDIWRDSQVCTRTYRYYDPNSKGLQFQALMNDIKNAPGRSFFLLHPCAHNPTGVDPNYEQWKEISHIFKIKNHFPFFDMAYQGIASGDLERDATAIRIFLEDGHLLGCAQSFSKSMGLYGHRVGCVSIVSRDEKQATAIKSQLQQIVRAMYSSSPVHGPLLVSTILNDADLKALWEEEVKFMVDRLIRMRITLRRTLEELNSSASWEHITKQVGMFYFSGLSPEEVRQLQRDFHIYMTIDGRISMAGVTSTNVDYLASAIHEVTKE, encoded by the exons ATGTACTACCAGCTCCTAAGGATCCAATCACTAGTGTCACTGAGGCTTTCCTCTCTGACCAAAGTCCTTTTAAGCTCAATCTTG GGAGCTTATAGAGATGATAAAGGGAAACCAGTTATtcttgagtgtgttcgaagagcTGCTGAAAAGATTTCTGGCTGCGAAATCTT GGAATCAACTAAAGCAACAACAAAATCGAAGTTTGTTCAGGACTGTGTTAAATTGGCTTATGGAAATCACTCAAATGTTGTTGGAGAAGGCAGGTTTGCTGGTGTTCCAGCTCTTTCTGGGACTGGTGCATGCCGGCTGTTTGCGGAATTCCAAAAGCGCTTCTATCCTGACTCACAAATGTTTCTACCAATGCCAACTTGGTCCAA CCACCATGACATTTGGAGGGATTCTCAAGTTTGTACAAGGACCTATCGATATTATGATCCTAATTCAAAAGGGTTGCAATTTCAAGCCCTCATGAATGATATCAAG AACGCACCAGGTCGTTCCTTTTTCTTACTGCATCCTTGTGCTCATAACCCCACTGGTGTTGACCCCAATTATGAGCAGTGGAAAGAAATCTCACACATATTCAAG ATCAAgaatcattttcctttttttgataTGGCTTATCAAGGAATTGCTAGCGGGGATCTTGAGAGAGACGCCACTGCTATTCGCATATTTCTAGAAGATGGACATCTGTTGGGCTGTGCCCAGTCTTTCTCCAAAAGCATGGGATTGTATGGACACCGAGTAGGTTGTGTCAG TATTGTCTCCAGGGATGAAAAGCAAGCCACTGCAATTAAGAGCCAGTTGCAGCAAATTGTCAGGGCAATGTATAGTAGCTCTCCTGTTCATGGCCCATTATTAGTGTCAACAATCTTGAATGATGCTGATTTGAAGGCACTTTGGGAAGAGGAAGTTAAG TTCATGGTGGATCGCTTAATCAGAATGAGAATTACACTACGTCGGACTCTTGAAGAGTTGAACTCATCTGCAAGCTGGGAACACATAACCAAGCAG GTCGGTATGTTTTACTTCTCTGGTTTGTCCCCTGAGGAGGTTCGCCAATTGCAGAGGGATTTTCATATATACATGACCATCGATGGACGCATCAG CATGGCAGGGGTAACAAGCACCAATGTGGACTACTTGGCAAGTGCAATCCATGAAGTTACCAAAGAGTAG
- the LOC107845928 gene encoding aspartate aminotransferase, mitochondrial isoform X1 — translation MWSRRLNRLKWLSTSVATNVKNNMGWWDHVLPAPKDPITSVTEAFLSDQSPFKLNLGVGAYRDDKGKPVILECVRRAAEKISGCEILESTKATTKSKFVQDCVKLAYGNHSNVVGEGRFAGVPALSGTGACRLFAEFQKRFYPDSQMFLPMPTWSNHHDIWRDSQVCTRTYRYYDPNSKGLQFQALMNDIKNAPGRSFFLLHPCAHNPTGVDPNYEQWKEISHIFKIKNHFPFFDMAYQGIASGDLERDATAIRIFLEDGHLLGCAQSFSKSMGLYGHRVGCVSIVSRDEKQATAIKSQLQQIVRAMYSSSPVHGPLLVSTILNDADLKALWEEEVKFMVDRLIRMRITLRRTLEELNSSASWEHITKQVGMFYFSGLSPEEVRQLQRDFHIYMTIDGRISMAGVTSTNVDYLASAIHEVTKE, via the exons ATGTGGAGTAGACGTCTTAATAGATTGAAATGGCTGTCTACTTCAGTAGCAACAAATGTGAAAAACAATATGGGATGGTGGGACCATGTACTACCAGCTCCTAAGGATCCAATCACTAGTGTCACTGAGGCTTTCCTCTCTGACCAAAGTCCTTTTAAGCTCAATCTTGGTGTG GGAGCTTATAGAGATGATAAAGGGAAACCAGTTATtcttgagtgtgttcgaagagcTGCTGAAAAGATTTCTGGCTGCGAAATCTT GGAATCAACTAAAGCAACAACAAAATCGAAGTTTGTTCAGGACTGTGTTAAATTGGCTTATGGAAATCACTCAAATGTTGTTGGAGAAGGCAGGTTTGCTGGTGTTCCAGCTCTTTCTGGGACTGGTGCATGCCGGCTGTTTGCGGAATTCCAAAAGCGCTTCTATCCTGACTCACAAATGTTTCTACCAATGCCAACTTGGTCCAA CCACCATGACATTTGGAGGGATTCTCAAGTTTGTACAAGGACCTATCGATATTATGATCCTAATTCAAAAGGGTTGCAATTTCAAGCCCTCATGAATGATATCAAG AACGCACCAGGTCGTTCCTTTTTCTTACTGCATCCTTGTGCTCATAACCCCACTGGTGTTGACCCCAATTATGAGCAGTGGAAAGAAATCTCACACATATTCAAG ATCAAgaatcattttcctttttttgataTGGCTTATCAAGGAATTGCTAGCGGGGATCTTGAGAGAGACGCCACTGCTATTCGCATATTTCTAGAAGATGGACATCTGTTGGGCTGTGCCCAGTCTTTCTCCAAAAGCATGGGATTGTATGGACACCGAGTAGGTTGTGTCAG TATTGTCTCCAGGGATGAAAAGCAAGCCACTGCAATTAAGAGCCAGTTGCAGCAAATTGTCAGGGCAATGTATAGTAGCTCTCCTGTTCATGGCCCATTATTAGTGTCAACAATCTTGAATGATGCTGATTTGAAGGCACTTTGGGAAGAGGAAGTTAAG TTCATGGTGGATCGCTTAATCAGAATGAGAATTACACTACGTCGGACTCTTGAAGAGTTGAACTCATCTGCAAGCTGGGAACACATAACCAAGCAG GTCGGTATGTTTTACTTCTCTGGTTTGTCCCCTGAGGAGGTTCGCCAATTGCAGAGGGATTTTCATATATACATGACCATCGATGGACGCATCAG CATGGCAGGGGTAACAAGCACCAATGTGGACTACTTGGCAAGTGCAATCCATGAAGTTACCAAAGAGTAG